From the genome of Drosophila gunungcola strain Sukarami unplaced genomic scaffold, Dgunungcola_SK_2 000060F, whole genome shotgun sequence, one region includes:
- the LOC128264202 gene encoding LOW QUALITY PROTEIN: dual specificity protein phosphatase MPK-4 (The sequence of the model RefSeq protein was modified relative to this genomic sequence to represent the inferred CDS: inserted 1 base in 1 codon), giving the protein MEQSRPQARSSSASTGGGVGKPQDSGLLTRDDFDGGPVSIDEVDTGLFLGNLTAATHMETLRSFKITHILTLDSVPLPQHILEASFLTTKYIQIADMPREDILQHLEGCVDFISAALAQQGNVLVHCYFGVSRSSSTVIAYMMKRHNLDFLPAYEXVKSKRRFVQPNAGFVSQLKLFRRMGCKIDPSCQRYKIHRLRLAGEQMRKAKILPQSFHNVVRPDPDITRENPEPIVFRCRRCRRVLASKSHVLEHKPRDRPPSQEVVEVEPQPQPQLKAKPTKEEGPEQPSAGGPRMLEQLAERIRQSSLGSPNHEGTPNHCRSILFVEPIAWMHRIMLNTQGRLYCPKCEQKLGNFSWINACKCPCGETMTPAFYLIPSKVELSKAVQNVQTTV; this is encoded by the exons ATGGAGCAGTCTCGGCCGCAGGCGAGATCCTCCTCAGCCTCCACAGGGGGCGGGGTCGGCAAGCCCCAGGACTCTGGGCTCCTCACGCGCGACGACTTCGACGGCGGACCCGTGAGCATCGACGAAGTGGACACAGGACTGTTTTTGG GCAACCTTACGGCCGCCACACACATGGAGACGCTGCGCTCCTTCAAGATCACCCACATCCTGACGCTGGACTCGGTGCCCCTGCCGCAGCACATCCTGGAGGCCAGCTTTCTTACCACCAAGTACATACAGA TTGCCGACATGCCGCGCGAGGACATCCTGCAGCATCTGGAGGGCTGTGTGGACTTCATCAGCGCCGCGTTGGCCCAGCAGGGCAATGTCCTGGTGCACTG CTACTTTGGCGTCAGTCGCAGCTCCTCCACGGTCATCGCCTACATGATGAAGCGCCACAACCTGGACTTCCTGCCCGCCTACG CTGTCAAGTCCAAGCGCCGCTTCGTCCAGCCTAACGCCGGATTCGTCAGCCAACTGAAGCTCTTCCGGCGCATGGGCTGCAAGATCGATCCGAGCTGCCAGCGCTACAAGATCCACCGCCTCCGCTTGGCCGGCGAGCAGATGCGCAAGGCCAAGATCCTGCCGCAGAGCTTCCACAATGTGGTCCGCCCAGATCCGGACATCACGCGCGAGAACCCGGAGCCCATTGTCTTCCGCTGTCGTCGGTGTCGCCGCGTCCTGGCCTCCAAATCCCATGTGCTGGAGCACAAACCGCGCGACAGGCCACCATCGCAGGAggtggtggaggtggagcCCCAGCCCCAACCCCAGCTTAAGGCCAAGCCCACCAAGGAGGAAGGACCTGAGCAGCCCAGTGCAGGTGGTCCTCGCATGCTGGAGCAGCTGGCCGAGCGCATCCGGCAGTCGTCATTGGGTTCGCCCAACCATGAGGGCACCCCCAACCATTGCCGCAGCATATTGTTTGTGGAGCCCATTGCCTGGATGCACCGCATCATGCTGAACACCCAGGGCCGCCTGTACTGTCCCAAGTGCGAGCAGAAACTGGGAAATTTTAGCTGGATCAACG CCTGCAAGTGTCCTTGCGGGGAGACGATGACCCCGGCATTTTACCTGATACCTTCCAAGGTGGAGCTCTCCAAGGCCGTGCAGAATGTGCAGACCACAGTTTAG
- the LOC128264218 gene encoding N-alpha-acetyltransferase 20, translating to MTTLRPFTCDDLFKFNNVNFDPLTETYGLSFYTQYLAKWPEYFQLAESPSGHIMGYIMGKVEGHLDNWHGHVTALTVSPDYRRLGLAALLMSFLEDISEKKRAYFVDLFVRKSNQVAINMYTNLGYIIYRTILEYYSGDQDEDAYDMRKALSRDVNKKSVIPYTQPITMRELRRQMRNDH from the exons ATGACCACGTTGCGACCCTTTACCTGCGACGACCTCTTCAAATTCAACAATGT AAACTTTGACCCACTTACGGAAACCTACGGCCTGTCTTTCTACACGCAGTACTTGGCCAAGTGGCCGGAGTACTTCCAACTGGCGGAGTCACCCAGCGGGCACATAATGGGCTACA TCATGGGCAAAGTGGAGGGTCACCTGGACAACTGGCACGGCCACGTTACGGCGCTGACCGTCTCGCCCGACTACCGGCGACTGGGACTGGCCGCACTGCTTATGAGCTTCCTGGAGGACATTTCAGAGAA GAAGCGGGCCTATTTCGTAGATCTTTTCGTGCGGAAGAGCAACCAGGTGGCCATAAACATGTACACCAATCTCGGCTACATTATATACCGCACCATACTCGAGTACTACTCCGGCGACCAGGATGAGGATGCATACG ACATGAGAAAGGCCTTGTCGAGGGACGTGAACAAGAAGTCGGTCATACCGTACACGCAGCCT ATAACAATGCGAGAGCTGCGCAGGCAAATGCGAAACGATCACTAA